A DNA window from Oncorhynchus tshawytscha isolate Ot180627B linkage group LG13, Otsh_v2.0, whole genome shotgun sequence contains the following coding sequences:
- the si:dkey-202e17.1 gene encoding glycoprotein-N-acetylgalactosamine 3-beta-galactosyltransferase 1, whose protein sequence is MTGPKNLESRTKHIRATWANRCNKILYMSSVETEFPTVGLNVTEGRDQLYWKTIRAFQYIYQHHRNDYDWVLKADDDTFVVIENLRYTLSKQDPEKPVYFGRRFRPFVHQGYMSGGAGYVLSKEAVRRFIEGFDMAKCTHFSIIEDMALGKCMETMGVEPGDSRDVKGRQTFHPYPPDKYLIKKPPRKRPWFLLYDYYKPREGPECCSDHTVSFHYIYNVQMYMLEYLTYNLRPYGYQYRYNPDSAGTESESNTPTPVSA, encoded by the exons ATGACTGGACCTAAGAACCTGGAGTCTAGAACCAAGCACATCCGGGCCACCTGGGCCAACCGATGCAACAAAATCCTCTACATGAGTTCAGTGGAGACAGAATTCCCCACAGTGGGGCTCAACGTAACCGAGGGACGAGACCAGCTCTACTGGAAGACCATCAGAGCCTTCCAGTACATCTACCAACACCACCGCAACGACTACGACTGGGTCCTCAAAGCTGATGATGACACGTTCGTGGTCATCGAAAACCTCCGCTACACCTTGTCCAAACAGGACCCGGAGAAGCCTGTGTACTTTGGGCGAAGGTTCCGCCCGTTCGTCCACCAGGGTTACATGAGTGGTGGAGCCGGCTATGTCCTCAGTAAAGAAGCCGTCAGAAGGTTCATCGAGGGATTCGACATGGCGAAATGTACCCACTTTTCCATCATAGAAGACATGGCTCTGGGGAAGTGTATGGAGACAATGGGTGTGGAGCCGGGAGACTCCAGAGATGTGAAGGGAAGGCAGACGTTTCATCCCTACCCACCAGACAAGTACCTGATCAAAAAGCCACCCAGAAAACGGCCTTGGTTTCTCCTGTATGACTACTACAAACCCAGAGAG GGCCCAGAATGTTGTTCAGATCACACCGTATCCTTTCACTACATCTACAATGTACAGATGTACATGCTGGAATATCTGACCTATAACCTACGGCCCTACGGATACCAGTACAGGTACAACCCTGATTCTGCAGGAACTGAAAGCGAGAGTAACACACCCACACCTGTCTCTGCCTAA